From Virgibacillus ihumii, the proteins below share one genomic window:
- a CDS encoding GNAT family N-acetyltransferase: MIIKITESDAHKQLAFDIRTKVFVDEQNVPPEEELDEFDHDSETVHFTGYENDKLIAASRLRFVEGYGKLERICVLLEYRGNAHGKQLILAMEDKIQQRQLTKAKLNAQTHAVDFYKRLGYEVVSGEFMDAGIPHVTMVKELV, from the coding sequence ATGATTATTAAAATTACCGAGTCAGATGCACACAAACAGTTGGCATTTGATATTCGCACAAAGGTGTTTGTCGATGAACAAAACGTCCCGCCCGAAGAGGAGCTGGACGAGTTTGATCATGACTCGGAAACGGTTCACTTTACCGGTTATGAAAATGATAAGCTGATTGCGGCCAGCCGACTCCGTTTCGTCGAAGGTTATGGAAAACTGGAACGCATCTGTGTATTATTGGAATACCGTGGCAATGCGCATGGTAAACAATTGATTTTGGCAATGGAAGATAAGATTCAACAAAGACAGCTCACCAAAGCCAAACTGAATGCGCAAACACATGCAGTTGACTTTTACAAACGCCTTGGATATGAAGTCGTTTCAGGTGAATTTATGGACGCAGGTATTCCCCATGTCACCATGGTAAAAGAACTCGTTTAA
- a CDS encoding YjcG family protein, with protein MKYGIAIFPSKPVQDEINSYRKRYDPHYSTIPPHLTLKEAFEADDNTIEDLIIELKGIANSTDPFKLEVNKVSTFAPVTNTIYLKVEPVQELIDLFNKMQTGKFPENMEYNFVPHITIAQKLSHDEYSDVYGSLQMKDIQLEDKIDRFHLLYQLENGTWTVYESFVFGKESL; from the coding sequence ATGAAATATGGTATAGCCATTTTCCCATCAAAGCCTGTCCAAGACGAAATAAACTCATACAGAAAGCGTTACGATCCGCATTATTCGACAATCCCACCACATTTAACGCTTAAGGAAGCATTCGAAGCCGATGATAATACAATTGAAGATTTGATTATTGAATTAAAAGGAATTGCCAACAGCACTGATCCATTTAAGCTGGAAGTCAACAAGGTCAGTACGTTTGCGCCTGTAACCAATACCATCTATTTAAAAGTCGAGCCGGTTCAGGAGCTGATTGATTTGTTCAACAAGATGCAAACAGGCAAATTCCCTGAAAACATGGAATATAACTTTGTTCCGCATATCACCATTGCCCAGAAACTTTCACATGATGAATATTCGGATGTTTATGGCAGCCTGCAAATGAAAGATATTCAACTGGAGGATAAAATTGATCGTTTTCACCTGCTTTATCAGCTTGAAAACGGCACATGGACTGTTTATGAATCATTTGTTTTTGGAAAAGAAAGCCTATGA
- a CDS encoding alpha/beta hydrolase — protein sequence MGRKGTMVDKEIDSSYLNETMTLKLYQPEAFSPLYKYHICIVHDGNDYYQLGRLATLSDKLHSSEDIANTVFVGIHYKDKFDRRKKYHPNGEQNRDYIKFLVHEAVPFLDDLLPTYHMGQSRTLMGDSLAGTLALMTALKYPNTFSNVIMQSPYVDETVIKSVKEAKRIDPIDIYHTIGTAETAVETTDGKTLDFVEPNRRLHELLKHSGASYSYHELEHGEHTWKYWQKDLSRALTTMFE from the coding sequence ATCGGACGCAAAGGAACAATGGTCGACAAAGAAATCGACAGCAGCTATTTAAACGAGACAATGACGCTGAAACTTTATCAGCCGGAAGCATTTTCACCGCTCTATAAATATCATATATGCATCGTTCATGATGGAAATGACTATTATCAGCTTGGCCGTCTGGCAACATTAAGTGATAAATTACACAGCAGTGAAGACATTGCCAATACCGTGTTTGTCGGTATCCATTATAAAGACAAATTTGACCGCCGAAAAAAATACCATCCAAATGGGGAACAAAATCGTGATTATATCAAATTTCTGGTTCATGAAGCAGTCCCTTTCCTTGATGATCTGCTACCAACTTATCATATGGGACAGTCACGTACATTGATGGGCGATTCACTCGCAGGAACACTCGCACTCATGACTGCATTAAAGTACCCGAATACGTTCAGCAATGTGATTATGCAGTCGCCATATGTCGATGAAACAGTCATCAAATCCGTTAAGGAAGCAAAACGTATTGATCCCATCGATATTTATCATACAATCGGGACGGCGGAGACTGCAGTCGAAACAACCGATGGCAAGACACTTGATTTTGTCGAACCCAACCGCAGACTCCATGAACTTCTGAAGCATTCAGGTGCCAGCTACAGCTATCATGAACTCGAACATGGAGAACATACATGGAAATATTGGCAAAAAGATTTAAGTCGTGCATTAACGACGATGTTTGAGTAA